The following proteins are co-located in the Paludibaculum fermentans genome:
- a CDS encoding helix-turn-helix domain-containing protein: MPPRHTENGFAQRLAALRKEKSLTQQQLSERVGVHVQQLKRYEAGSSQPTLDVIRNLAVALGATADQLLFGKDERGPDDDLRLQFEAVSRFSAEEKKVIKSLLDSMILTHEARRWSSGSG; encoded by the coding sequence GTGCCCCCGCGCCACACAGAGAACGGCTTTGCCCAGCGTTTAGCGGCTCTCCGCAAAGAGAAGAGCTTGACGCAGCAGCAACTATCGGAACGTGTAGGTGTCCACGTACAGCAGCTAAAACGCTACGAAGCGGGCTCTTCTCAGCCCACCCTGGACGTGATTCGAAACCTGGCCGTCGCTCTGGGCGCTACGGCCGATCAGTTGTTGTTTGGCAAGGATGAACGCGGCCCCGATGACGACCTGCGTTTGCAGTTCGAAGCCGTCTCGCGGTTTTCCGCCGAGGAGAAGAAAGTCATCAAGTCGCTGCTCGACAGCATGATTCTGACGCACGAGGCCCGCCGCTGGTCGTCGGGTAGCGGCTGA
- a CDS encoding CHC2 zinc finger domain-containing protein, whose translation MARIPDSELERLKREIPIERLVLGFGVELQRHGAELIGRCPFHDDKTPSLVVSPKTNLWHCLGACNVGGSTLDWVMRTKGVSFRHAAELLRADHPSLAAGDGHVVRKGTAVKLEAPVALDADDRQTLRDVVSFYHKTLGESPEALRYLESRGLTHPEMMDRFQLGFANRTLGLTLPDRNRKAGADLRGRLQRLGILRESGHEHFMGSVVFPVIDLAGKVTQTYAKEIILCESIIDALTFWCAGFRNVTASYGVNGFTDDHRTAFQKHGVQQVWIAYDRDEAGDVAAERLKEELLALGIGSHRVLFPKGLDANEYARTGESLAVLLNRATWWEGPKPAAQEKSAEPEVEATPAEAPPPVIPFAAEPEVLVNGDEVLIPRGDRRYRIRGLAKNLSPEVMKVNVLVSRQEDFHVDTLDLQTDRQRAAFIKRAAEELGLKEDILRKDVGQVFLALERLQSEQIRKALEPAKPEVELSEEERAEALTLLKDPRLLERIVEDFDRCGLVGEKSNKLIGYLAAVSRHLESPLAVLVQSSSAAGKSTLMDAVLAFVPAEECIRFSAMTEQSLYYMGSMDLRHKVLAIAEEEGASRAAYALKLLQSEGVLSIASTGKDPATGKLVTHQYRVEGPVMMFLTTTAIDIDEELLNRCLVLAVNEDREQTQAIHRLQREQQTLEGLVRRQQRATLIKMHQNAQRLLKPLFVVNPFVDELTFPDALTRMRRDHMKYLTLIRAIALLHQHQRPVRTSQGLSFIEVTRADIAKAQELMDELMRRSLDELPAQTRRLLGRDVRAHTGWGHTQLKTHLHRLEELEYLIVHHGGRGQTFVYELNWSGLEEEKSGASRPQVGVLSGAGRATETRMNTGANGILAREPQNTTDTGLGVNGVVTLAIGAR comes from the coding sequence ATGGCACGCATCCCGGACTCAGAGCTTGAGCGGCTAAAAAGAGAAATCCCCATCGAGCGGCTGGTGCTGGGCTTCGGAGTGGAACTGCAACGGCATGGCGCGGAACTGATCGGACGGTGTCCGTTTCACGACGACAAGACGCCTTCGCTCGTTGTTTCGCCGAAGACAAACCTGTGGCACTGCCTGGGCGCCTGCAACGTGGGCGGATCGACGCTTGATTGGGTGATGCGGACCAAGGGCGTCAGCTTCCGGCATGCGGCGGAACTGCTGCGCGCCGATCATCCCTCTTTAGCCGCCGGAGACGGCCACGTCGTTCGCAAAGGAACCGCGGTAAAGCTCGAAGCCCCGGTGGCGCTGGACGCCGACGATCGGCAGACGTTGCGCGATGTCGTCAGCTTCTATCACAAGACCCTGGGCGAGTCGCCGGAAGCACTGCGGTATCTGGAGAGCCGCGGCCTCACGCACCCGGAGATGATGGACCGCTTCCAACTGGGCTTCGCCAATCGCACGCTCGGGCTGACGCTGCCGGACAGGAACCGGAAGGCCGGCGCCGATCTGCGCGGACGCCTGCAGCGGTTAGGCATCCTGCGCGAGAGCGGGCATGAGCACTTCATGGGGTCGGTCGTGTTTCCTGTGATCGATCTGGCCGGCAAGGTGACGCAGACCTACGCGAAGGAGATCATCCTGTGCGAGTCGATCATCGACGCGCTGACGTTCTGGTGCGCGGGGTTCCGCAATGTGACGGCCAGCTACGGCGTCAACGGCTTCACGGACGATCACCGGACCGCGTTTCAGAAGCACGGCGTTCAGCAAGTCTGGATCGCGTATGACCGCGATGAGGCCGGCGACGTGGCGGCCGAGCGGCTAAAAGAAGAACTGCTCGCCCTCGGCATTGGTTCGCATCGCGTGCTGTTCCCGAAGGGGCTGGACGCCAACGAATACGCGCGGACCGGCGAGAGCCTGGCTGTGTTGCTGAACCGCGCCACGTGGTGGGAAGGTCCAAAGCCGGCGGCTCAAGAGAAAAGCGCCGAGCCGGAAGTGGAGGCCACGCCGGCAGAAGCACCACCGCCCGTGATTCCTTTCGCCGCTGAGCCGGAAGTCCTCGTCAACGGGGACGAAGTCCTGATTCCACGCGGCGACCGCCGCTATCGCATTCGAGGCCTGGCCAAAAACCTCAGCCCCGAGGTCATGAAGGTGAACGTGCTGGTGTCGAGGCAGGAGGACTTTCACGTCGATACGCTCGACCTGCAGACCGACCGCCAACGTGCCGCCTTCATCAAGCGCGCCGCCGAAGAGCTGGGCCTGAAGGAAGACATCCTCCGCAAGGACGTGGGGCAAGTCTTCCTGGCGCTGGAACGCTTGCAATCGGAGCAGATCCGCAAGGCACTGGAACCAGCGAAACCGGAAGTGGAACTCAGCGAGGAAGAACGCGCCGAAGCGCTCACGCTGTTGAAGGACCCGCGCCTGCTGGAGCGCATCGTCGAAGACTTCGACCGCTGCGGTCTGGTGGGCGAGAAGAGCAACAAGCTTATCGGTTATCTGGCCGCGGTTTCGCGTCATCTGGAATCGCCGCTGGCGGTGCTGGTGCAGTCGTCGTCGGCCGCGGGCAAGAGCACGCTCATGGATGCGGTGCTGGCCTTCGTGCCGGCCGAGGAGTGCATCCGGTTTTCGGCGATGACGGAGCAGTCGCTCTACTACATGGGCAGCATGGACCTGAGACACAAGGTGCTGGCCATTGCCGAAGAGGAAGGCGCGAGCCGCGCCGCTTACGCGCTGAAGCTGCTGCAAAGCGAAGGTGTGCTCTCCATCGCGTCCACCGGCAAGGACCCGGCGACGGGCAAGCTCGTCACGCATCAGTACCGAGTCGAAGGTCCGGTGATGATGTTCCTGACCACGACCGCCATCGACATCGACGAGGAACTGCTGAACCGCTGCCTCGTGCTGGCGGTGAACGAGGATCGCGAGCAGACACAGGCGATCCACCGGCTGCAGCGCGAACAGCAGACGCTGGAAGGCCTGGTCCGCCGGCAGCAGCGGGCCACGCTGATCAAGATGCACCAGAACGCGCAACGCCTACTGAAGCCGTTGTTCGTGGTGAACCCGTTCGTCGACGAGCTGACGTTTCCCGATGCGCTGACACGCATGCGGCGCGACCACATGAAGTACCTGACTCTGATCCGCGCGATCGCACTGCTGCACCAGCACCAGCGCCCGGTGAGGACGAGCCAGGGGCTTTCCTTTATCGAGGTGACGCGGGCAGACATCGCCAAGGCGCAGGAACTCATGGACGAACTGATGCGGCGCTCGCTGGATGAGCTGCCGGCGCAGACGCGCCGTTTGCTGGGCCGCGATGTGCGCGCCCACACCGGCTGGGGCCACACGCAGTTGAAGACGCACCTGCACCGGCTGGAAGAGCTGGAGTACCTGATCGTCCATCACGGCGGACGGGGCCAAACCTTCGTCTATGAATTGAACTGGTCGGGGCTGGAAGAGGAGAAGTCGGGGGCAAGTCGGCCCCAGGTCGGGGTGTTGTCGGGGGCTGGTCGGGCCACGGAAACCCGCATGAATACAGGGGCAAACGGCATTCTGGCGCGAGAACCGCAAAACACCACAGATACCGGGCTGGGAGTCAACGGCGTCGTAACCCTAGCCATAGGAGCCCGGTGA
- the xerC gene encoding site-specific tyrosine recombinase XerC encodes MARVPRRRKPPVVPATPLASLLEKHLEDLRVRNYSEYTVKNRRVHIGFFLDWCNERGLTEPVEVTRTVLESYQRHVFHYRKKNGEPLSFTGQHDRLVPLRVWFKWMARQHHILHNPASELELPRLGMRLPKAVLTASEAEQVIEQTNVHDPLGLRDRAILETLYSTGMRRLELVNLKLWDLDLERGTIAIRQGKGKKDRMIPLGDRAAAWVRKYLEEARPQLATEPDDRIVFLSNAGEPFSLDYLTEVVRGYVEAANVGKHGACHLFRHTMATLMLEGGADTRFIQAMLGHADLKTTQIYTHVAIRQLQEIHRATHPARLPEVVETDRQELLKAIEAEDDEPTE; translated from the coding sequence ATGGCCCGCGTGCCCCGGCGCCGGAAGCCGCCAGTTGTGCCGGCGACTCCACTGGCGTCACTGCTGGAGAAGCACTTGGAAGACCTGCGAGTACGGAACTACTCCGAGTACACGGTGAAGAACCGCCGCGTGCACATCGGCTTCTTCCTCGATTGGTGTAACGAGCGCGGCCTGACCGAGCCTGTGGAAGTGACGCGCACGGTGCTGGAGAGCTACCAGCGCCACGTGTTCCACTACCGCAAGAAGAACGGCGAACCGCTGAGCTTCACGGGCCAGCATGACCGCCTGGTGCCGTTGCGGGTGTGGTTCAAGTGGATGGCGCGGCAGCATCACATCCTGCACAATCCGGCCTCGGAGCTGGAACTGCCCCGGCTGGGCATGCGGCTGCCGAAGGCTGTTCTGACGGCCTCGGAAGCGGAGCAGGTGATCGAGCAGACCAACGTACACGACCCGCTGGGCCTGCGCGATCGAGCGATTCTCGAGACGTTGTACTCGACCGGAATGCGGCGGCTGGAGCTGGTGAATCTGAAGCTATGGGATTTGGACCTGGAGCGCGGCACGATAGCCATCCGCCAGGGCAAGGGCAAGAAAGACCGCATGATTCCGCTGGGCGACCGTGCCGCGGCCTGGGTGCGCAAGTACTTGGAGGAAGCCCGCCCGCAATTGGCCACGGAGCCCGATGACAGGATCGTGTTTCTGTCCAACGCCGGCGAGCCATTCTCGCTCGACTATCTCACCGAAGTGGTGCGAGGCTACGTGGAAGCGGCCAATGTCGGAAAACACGGAGCCTGCCATTTGTTTCGGCACACGATGGCGACGCTGATGCTGGAGGGTGGCGCCGACACAAGATTCATTCAGGCGATGCTGGGCCATGCGGACCTGAAGACGACGCAGATCTACACGCACGTGGCGATCCGGCAGCTTCAGGAGATCCACCGGGCGACGCACCCGGCCCGTCTTCCGGAAGTGGTGGAAACGGACCGTCAGGAGCTTCTGAAGGCGATAGAAGCCGAAGACGACGAACCTACCGAATAG
- a CDS encoding RHS repeat-associated core domain-containing protein has product MPVCLYDSGRGSHSTGKERDAETGLDYFGARYFSGAQGRFTSPDLPFADQNSADPQSWNLYSYARNNPLRYMDPTGRAVCFNKDLASCSDSSNPDEVLRDEPKIGPLPISRGNPQRERAVGVVKGFLTDIFELMRLGGAPDANVDQAEHALGLSPSSKNEEFGVDLGGILGLLTPGGGERQLVKTWELTATHELTKSKRAFSALKESISKEGIKETVKYVEYEGKKFIVDGHHRVEAAKQLGIREVPAQQVTLPYKGYLSPTDLH; this is encoded by the coding sequence ATGCCGGTTTGCTTGTACGATTCCGGCAGAGGATCCCATAGTACCGGCAAAGAACGGGATGCCGAAACCGGCCTCGATTACTTCGGGGCGCGGTACTTCTCGGGGGCGCAGGGGAGGTTTACGAGCCCGGACTTGCCCTTCGCTGATCAGAATTCGGCAGATCCTCAAAGTTGGAACCTATATAGTTACGCTCGCAACAATCCGTTGCGATACATGGATCCTACCGGGCGAGCTGTTTGTTTTAACAAGGATCTCGCGTCTTGCTCCGACAGCTCCAATCCGGACGAAGTGCTTAGAGATGAGCCGAAGATTGGACCCTTGCCAATTAGCCGCGGCAATCCCCAGCGTGAAAGGGCAGTTGGCGTAGTGAAGGGATTTCTGACGGATATATTCGAGCTTATGCGATTAGGAGGAGCCCCGGACGCAAATGTTGACCAAGCTGAACATGCTCTAGGGTTGTCACCTTCCTCCAAAAACGAAGAGTTCGGAGTAGACTTGGGCGGCATTCTGGGATTGCTGACTCCAGGCGGAGGCGAACGACAACTGGTTAAAACGTGGGAATTAACTGCGACCCATGAGCTGACCAAGAGTAAGAGGGCATTCAGTGCACTCAAGGAATCGATTAGCAAAGAGGGTATCAAAGAAACCGTCAAGTATGTTGAATATGAAGGAAAGAAGTTCATCGTTGACGGACATCATCGAGTTGAGGCAGCGAAGCAACTGGGCATTCGCGAAGTGCCAGCCCAGCAAGTGACGCTGCCCTACAAAGGCTATCTTTCACCCACAGATTTACATTGA
- a CDS encoding CHC2 zinc finger domain-containing protein: MARIPDSELERLKREIPIERLVLGFGVELQRHGAELIGRCPFHDDKTPSLVVSPKTNLWHCLGACNVGGSTLDWVMRTKGVSFRHAAELLRADHPSLAAGDGHVVRKGTAVKLEAPVALDADDRQTLRDVVSFYHKTLGESPEALRYLESRGLTHPEMMDRFQLGFANRTLGLTLPDRNRKAGADLRGRLQRLGILRESGHEHFMGSVVFPVIDLAGNVTEIYAKEIILCESIIDALTFWCAGFRNVTASYGVNGFTDDHRTAFQKHGVQQVWIAYDRDEAGDVAAERLKEELLALGIGSHRVLFPKGLDANEYARTGESLAVLLNRATWWEGPKPAAQEKSAEPEVEATPAEAPPPVIPFAAEPEVLVNGDEVLIPRGDRRYRIRGLAKNLSPEVMKVNVLVSRQEDFHVDTLDLQTDRQRAAFIKRAAEELGLKEDILRKDVGQVFLALERLQSEQIRKALEPAKPEVELSEEERAEALTLLKDPRLLERIVEDFDRCGLVGEKSNKLIGYLAAVSRHLESPLAVLVQSSSAAGKSTLMDAVLAFVPAEECIRFSAMTEQSLYYMGSMDLRHKVLAIAEEEGASRAAYALKLLQSEGVLSIASTGKDPATGKLVTHQYRVEGPVMMFLTTTAIDIDEELLNRCLVLAVNEDREQTQAIHRLQREQQTLEGLVRRQQRATLIKMHQNAQRLLKPLFVVNPFVDELTFPDALTRMRRDHMKYLTLIRAIALLHQHQRPVRTSQGLSFIEVTRADIAKAQELMDELMRRSLDELPAQTRRLLGRDVRAHTGWGHTQLKTHLHRLEELEYLIVHHGGRGQTFVYELNWSGLEEEKSGASRPQVGVLSGAGRATETRMNTGANGILAREPQNTTDTGLGVNGVVTLAIGAR, translated from the coding sequence ATGGCACGCATCCCGGACTCAGAGCTTGAGCGGCTAAAAAGAGAAATCCCCATCGAGCGGCTGGTGCTGGGCTTCGGAGTGGAACTGCAACGGCATGGCGCGGAACTGATCGGACGGTGTCCGTTTCACGACGACAAGACGCCTTCGCTCGTTGTTTCGCCGAAGACAAACCTGTGGCACTGCCTGGGCGCCTGCAACGTGGGCGGATCGACGCTTGATTGGGTGATGCGGACCAAGGGCGTCAGCTTCCGGCATGCGGCGGAACTGCTGCGCGCCGATCATCCCTCTTTAGCCGCCGGAGACGGCCACGTCGTTCGCAAAGGAACCGCGGTAAAGCTCGAAGCCCCGGTGGCGCTGGACGCCGACGATCGGCAGACGTTGCGCGATGTCGTCAGCTTCTATCACAAGACCCTGGGCGAGTCGCCGGAAGCACTGCGGTATCTGGAGAGCCGCGGCCTCACGCACCCGGAGATGATGGACCGCTTCCAACTGGGCTTCGCCAATCGCACGCTCGGGCTGACGCTGCCGGACAGGAACCGGAAGGCCGGCGCCGATCTGCGCGGACGCCTGCAGCGGTTAGGCATCCTGCGCGAGAGCGGGCATGAGCACTTCATGGGGTCGGTCGTGTTTCCTGTGATCGATCTGGCCGGCAACGTGACGGAGATCTACGCGAAGGAGATCATCCTGTGCGAGTCGATCATCGACGCGCTGACGTTCTGGTGCGCGGGGTTCCGCAATGTGACGGCCAGCTACGGCGTCAACGGCTTCACGGACGATCACCGGACCGCGTTTCAGAAGCACGGCGTTCAGCAAGTCTGGATCGCGTATGACCGCGATGAGGCCGGCGACGTGGCGGCCGAGCGGCTAAAAGAAGAACTGCTCGCCCTCGGCATTGGTTCGCATCGCGTGCTGTTCCCGAAGGGGCTGGACGCCAACGAATACGCGCGGACCGGCGAGAGCCTGGCTGTGTTGCTGAACCGCGCCACGTGGTGGGAAGGTCCAAAGCCGGCGGCTCAAGAGAAAAGCGCCGAGCCGGAAGTGGAGGCCACGCCGGCAGAAGCACCACCGCCCGTGATTCCTTTCGCCGCTGAGCCGGAAGTCCTCGTCAACGGGGACGAAGTCCTGATTCCACGCGGCGACCGCCGCTATCGCATTCGAGGCCTGGCCAAAAACCTCAGCCCCGAGGTCATGAAGGTGAACGTGCTGGTGTCGAGGCAGGAGGACTTTCACGTCGATACGCTCGACCTGCAGACCGACCGCCAACGTGCCGCCTTCATCAAGCGCGCCGCCGAAGAGCTGGGCCTGAAGGAAGACATCCTCCGCAAGGACGTGGGGCAAGTCTTCCTGGCGCTGGAACGCTTGCAATCGGAGCAGATCCGCAAGGCACTGGAACCAGCGAAACCGGAAGTGGAACTCAGCGAGGAAGAACGCGCCGAAGCGCTCACGCTGTTGAAGGACCCGCGCCTGCTGGAGCGCATCGTCGAAGACTTCGACCGCTGCGGTCTGGTGGGCGAGAAGAGCAACAAGCTTATCGGTTATCTGGCCGCGGTTTCGCGTCATCTGGAATCGCCGCTGGCGGTGCTGGTGCAGTCGTCGTCGGCCGCGGGCAAGAGCACGCTCATGGATGCGGTGCTGGCCTTCGTGCCGGCCGAGGAGTGCATCCGGTTTTCGGCGATGACGGAGCAGTCGCTCTACTACATGGGCAGCATGGACCTGAGACACAAGGTGCTGGCCATTGCCGAAGAGGAAGGCGCGAGCCGCGCCGCTTACGCGCTGAAGCTGCTGCAAAGCGAAGGTGTGCTCTCCATCGCGTCCACCGGCAAGGACCCGGCGACGGGCAAGCTCGTCACGCATCAGTACCGAGTCGAAGGTCCGGTGATGATGTTCCTGACCACGACCGCCATCGACATCGACGAGGAACTGCTGAACCGCTGCCTCGTGCTGGCGGTGAACGAGGATCGCGAGCAGACACAGGCGATCCACCGGCTGCAGCGCGAACAGCAGACGCTGGAAGGCCTGGTCCGCCGGCAGCAGCGGGCCACGCTGATCAAGATGCACCAGAACGCGCAACGCCTACTGAAGCCGTTGTTCGTGGTGAACCCGTTCGTCGACGAGCTGACGTTTCCCGATGCGCTGACACGCATGCGGCGCGACCACATGAAGTACCTGACTCTGATCCGCGCGATCGCACTGCTGCACCAGCACCAGCGCCCGGTGAGGACGAGCCAGGGGCTTTCCTTTATCGAGGTGACGCGGGCAGACATCGCCAAGGCGCAGGAACTCATGGACGAACTGATGCGGCGCTCGCTGGATGAGCTGCCGGCGCAGACGCGCCGTTTGCTGGGCCGCGATGTGCGCGCCCACACCGGCTGGGGCCACACGCAGTTGAAGACGCACCTGCACCGGCTGGAAGAGCTGGAGTACCTGATCGTCCATCACGGCGGACGGGGCCAAACCTTCGTCTATGAATTGAACTGGTCGGGGCTGGAAGAGGAGAAGTCGGGGGCAAGTCGGCCCCAGGTCGGGGTGTTGTCGGGGGCTGGTCGGGCCACGGAAACCCGCATGAATACAGGGGCAAACGGCATTCTGGCGCGAGAACCGCAAAACACCACAGATACCGGGCTGGGAGTCAACGGCGTCGTAACCCTAGCCATAGGAGCCCGGTGA
- a CDS encoding RHS repeat-associated core domain-containing protein — MYDSGRGSHSTGKERDAETGLDYFGARYFSGAQGRFTSPDAPFADQDPADPQSWNLYTYARNNPLVFVDPSGQYVCGSSMSEQQCKDFETSRQSAQASANAVKDKYGAGSSQYKNAQAAIDAYGGAGKANGVTIEIGKTKGGGSVALGAPGAKTGDNPTGQNITVTFASGGAASSSGLIAHEGVHVGDASAWTAAGFAEAKHPLLYQSEFNAYRVQASIVEGDYLLAAGRGEASGYMYRPITMGGTPYLNWFPGWPEANVTNSINRMLAVPPAAGGLYGLTPASRTRMYSDPRRRR, encoded by the coding sequence TTGTACGATTCCGGCAGAGGATCCCATAGTACCGGCAAAGAACGCGATGCCGAGACTGGGCTGGACTATTTTGGTGCCCGGTATTTCTCAGGAGCGCAGGGGCGGTTTACGAGCCCGGATGCACCGTTTGCTGATCAGGACCCTGCTGATCCGCAGAGCTGGAACCTCTACACGTACGCTCGAAACAACCCACTGGTCTTTGTAGATCCTAGCGGACAGTACGTTTGTGGTTCATCAATGTCGGAGCAGCAGTGCAAGGACTTTGAAACGTCCCGCCAGAGCGCGCAAGCTAGCGCCAACGCCGTAAAGGACAAGTACGGCGCGGGTTCTAGTCAGTATAAGAACGCACAAGCTGCAATCGATGCGTATGGCGGTGCCGGAAAGGCCAATGGCGTAACGATTGAGATCGGGAAAACGAAGGGTGGAGGGTCAGTAGCACTTGGAGCTCCGGGGGCCAAAACCGGAGACAATCCGACTGGCCAGAACATAACGGTAACGTTCGCCTCGGGTGGTGCTGCTTCGAGCTCAGGACTGATTGCTCACGAGGGTGTTCACGTTGGCGATGCGTCTGCCTGGACTGCTGCGGGTTTTGCGGAGGCGAAACACCCGTTACTCTACCAGAGCGAATTCAATGCCTATCGTGTCCAAGCTTCGATCGTCGAAGGCGACTACTTGCTCGCAGCAGGGCGAGGGGAGGCGAGCGGTTACATGTACCGGCCAATCACGATGGGAGGCACTCCGTATCTGAACTGGTTTCCGGGCTGGCCCGAAGCCAATGTAACGAACTCGATTAACCGGATGCTCGCTGTGCCGCCTGCTGCTGGCGGGCTTTATGGGTTGACTCCCGCTAGCCGGACACGGATGTACTCCGATCCGCGCCGTCGGAGGTGA
- a CDS encoding transposase, which translates to MRGAASDGRPYRDPFRRFLFRGLEKVRAEWQMICMAMNVWKLHRHQPQVVLA; encoded by the coding sequence GTGCGGGGGGCAGCCAGTGATGGCCGTCCCTACCGCGACCCTTTCCGTAGATTTCTGTTCCGAGGGTTGGAAAAAGTGAGAGCGGAGTGGCAAATGATCTGCATGGCGATGAACGTGTGGAAGCTGCACCGCCACCAACCGCAAGTGGTGCTTGCGTGA
- the ltrA gene encoding group II intron reverse transcriptase/maturase: MKPSNKATEQQAEAAERVEGRTPTKENTGQDHIPPAQDGYGVSQGLAGVRKVAKGRKQEQFTTLLHHLTIDLLRQSYLQLQKKAAPGVDGTTWQQYGEGLEERLADLKDRIHRGTYRAQPSRRIYIPKADGRQRPIGIAAVEDKVVQQAVVIILNEIYEEDFRGFSYGFRPGRSPHMALDALSVGILRKKVNWILDADIQGFFDRMSHEWTMKFVQHRVADKRILRLIQKWLKAGVSEDGEWSETAVGTPQGSVISPLLANVYLHYVFDLWVEAWRKKAATGEMIVVRYADDLVVGFEHRTEAEQFLRQFEERLAKFGLELHKEKTRLIEFGRFAQANRRQRGEGEPESFAFLGFTHRCGRSSRGHYTIWRQTVRKRLEAKLQQIKQTLRARMHEPVPHVGEWLERVVEGFNQYHAVPGNWASLHRFRERIGRLWWHVLKRRSQKGRLGADRMTRLFQRWLPRPRLYHPYPEVRFDDRHPR; encoded by the coding sequence ATGAAACCTTCGAACAAAGCGACGGAGCAACAGGCTGAAGCGGCGGAGAGGGTGGAGGGAAGGACGCCAACCAAGGAGAACACCGGGCAGGACCACATACCACCGGCACAGGACGGGTACGGTGTGTCACAGGGCCTGGCTGGTGTGCGCAAAGTGGCGAAGGGGAGGAAACAGGAACAGTTCACCACGCTGCTGCACCATCTGACCATCGATCTGCTGAGGCAAAGCTATCTGCAACTGCAGAAGAAAGCGGCACCGGGCGTGGATGGGACGACGTGGCAGCAGTACGGAGAGGGACTGGAGGAGCGGCTCGCCGATCTGAAGGACCGGATCCATCGTGGAACGTACCGGGCACAACCCTCAAGACGGATCTACATTCCGAAGGCCGACGGGCGGCAGCGTCCAATCGGCATCGCAGCCGTGGAGGACAAAGTCGTCCAACAGGCGGTGGTGATCATCCTCAACGAGATTTACGAGGAGGACTTTCGGGGATTCAGCTACGGGTTCCGGCCAGGGCGGAGCCCACACATGGCGCTGGATGCGCTGAGTGTGGGGATTCTGCGGAAGAAGGTGAACTGGATTTTGGACGCCGACATTCAGGGCTTTTTCGACCGGATGAGCCACGAATGGACGATGAAGTTTGTGCAACACCGGGTCGCCGATAAGCGCATTCTGCGCCTGATCCAGAAATGGTTGAAGGCGGGAGTAAGCGAGGACGGCGAGTGGTCGGAGACGGCAGTGGGTACTCCGCAAGGTTCGGTGATTTCACCGCTGCTGGCGAACGTGTATCTGCACTATGTCTTTGACTTGTGGGTAGAGGCCTGGCGGAAGAAGGCAGCGACCGGCGAGATGATCGTGGTCCGCTACGCCGACGATCTCGTGGTGGGGTTTGAGCATCGGACGGAAGCCGAGCAATTTCTCAGGCAGTTTGAGGAGCGGCTGGCAAAGTTTGGGCTGGAACTCCATAAGGAGAAAACGAGGCTGATCGAGTTTGGCAGGTTTGCTCAGGCGAACCGGCGACAACGGGGGGAGGGCGAACCAGAGAGCTTCGCGTTCCTGGGCTTCACGCATCGCTGCGGGCGGTCCAGTCGCGGCCACTATACGATCTGGCGGCAGACGGTGAGGAAGCGGCTGGAAGCGAAGCTGCAGCAAATCAAGCAGACGCTTCGAGCGCGGATGCACGAGCCGGTGCCGCACGTCGGCGAGTGGCTGGAGCGTGTAGTCGAAGGGTTCAACCAATACCACGCGGTCCCGGGCAACTGGGCGAGCCTGCACCGGTTTCGCGAACGAATCGGGCGCCTGTGGTGGCACGTTCTGAAACGGCGCAGCCAAAAAGGCCGACTGGGCGCAGACCGGATGACTCGACTCTTCCAACGCTGGTTGCCCCGGCCCCGGTTGTACCATCCCTATCCCGAGGTTCGCTTTGACGACAGGCATCCGAGGTAG
- a CDS encoding helix-turn-helix domain-containing protein: MPPRHTENGFAQRLAALRKEKSLTQQQLSERVGVHVQQLKRYEAGSSQPTLDVIRNLAVALGATADQLLFGKDERGPDDDLRLQFEAVSRFSAEEKKVIKSLLDSMILTHEARRWSSGSG; encoded by the coding sequence GTGCCCCCGCGCCACACAGAGAACGGCTTTGCCCAGCGTTTAGCGGCTCTCCGCAAAGAGAAGAGCTTGACGCAGCAGCAACTATCGGAACGTGTCGGTGTCCACGTACAGCAGCTAAAACGCTACGAAGCGGGCTCTTCTCAGCCCACCCTGGACGTGATTCGCAATCTGGCCGTCGCTCTGGGCGCTACGGCCGATCAGTTGTTGTTTGGCAAGGATGAACGCGGCCCCGATGACGACCTACGTTTGCAGTTCGAAGCCGTCTCACGGTTTTCCGCCGAGGAGAAGAAAGTCATCAAGTCGCTGCTCGACAGCATGATTCTGACGCACGAGGCCCGCCGCTGGTCGTCGGGTAGCGGCTGA